From one uncultured Paludibacter sp. genomic stretch:
- a CDS encoding conserved membrane hypothetical protein (Evidence 4 : Unknown function but conserved in other organisms) has product MNFEYYIAKRIHFQREGKRNVSRPAVRVATIGIAVGLAVMIISVCVIVGFKKEVRNKTIGFGSHIQISNFDTNNTYETAPXEMDDTLMTALVNLQDVKHIQRFATKPGIIKTEKEFQGMVLKGVADDFNWDFFKSNLIEGTIIQPNDTASKNEAIISKTIADKLNLKIGDSFYTYFLQENIRARKFKIVGIYSTNFIEYDQLFILTDIRTVQKLNDWQPDQYSGIEVQIKDFNQLEYVYNEVYNVCANRFDRNGKGYYITTIKQINPQIFSWLSLLDMNVWIILILMLAVAGFTMISGLLILILERTNMIGILKSYGATNWSVRKIFLYHSLFLIGKGMLWGNLIGLGICAIQYFFQIIPLDPESYYVSTVPITFNWLYIILLNVGSFIASVLMLVGPSYLITKISPAKIVRYE; this is encoded by the coding sequence ATGAATTTCGAATACTACATAGCAAAACGCATTCATTTTCAGCGCGAAGGCAAACGAAATGTTTCACGTCCTGCGGTACGCGTGGCAACCATCGGTATCGCGGTAGGTTTGGCAGTAATGATTATTTCGGTATGCGTCATTGTGGGTTTCAAAAAAGAGGTGCGTAATAAAACCATCGGTTTCGGTTCGCACATTCAAATCAGCAATTTCGATACCAACAACACGTATGAAACNGCTCCNNTTGAAATGGACGATACNCTGATGACGGCGCTGGTCAATTTGCAGGACGTAAAACACATACAACGCTTTGCAACCAAACCCGGCATTATTAAAACCGAAAAAGAATTTCAGGGTATGGTGCTGAAAGGAGTTGCCGACGATTTTAATTGGGATTTTTTCAAATCGAATTTAATTGAAGGAACAATTATTCAACCAAACGACACCGCGTCCAAAAACGAAGCCATAATTTCCAAAACCATTGCCGATAAATTAAATCTAAAAATTGGAGACAGCTTTTATACATACTTTTTACAGGAAAACATTCGCGCCCGNAAATTTAAAATTGTAGGAATTTACTCCACCAATTTTATTGAATACGACCAGCTTTTTATTTTAACCGACATACGTACCGTACAAAAACTCAACGATTGGCAGCCCGATCAATATAGCGGAATTGAGGTACAAATAAAAGATTTCAATCAACTGGAATATGTTTATAACGAAGTGTACAACGTGTGCGCCAACCGTTTTGACCGCAACGGAAAAGGATATTACATTACCACCATCAAACAAATTAATCCGCAAATTTTCAGCTGGTTGTCTCTNTTGGATATGAATGTGTGGATTATACTTATTCTGATGTTGGCAGTGGCAGGATTTACGATGATTTCAGGACTTCTGATATTGATTTTGGAACGTACCAATATGATTGGCATCCTCAAATCGTATGGAGCAACCAATTGGAGCGTGCGGAAGATTTTTCTTTATCATTCTCTTTTCCTCATCGGCAAAGGAATGTTGTGGGGAAACCTCATCGGATTGGGAATTTGTGCCATTCAGTACTTTTTCCAAATCATCCCGCTCGACCCTGAATCGTATTATGTTTCCACCGTTCCAATCACATTTAATTGGCTATATATTATTTTGTTAAATGTAGGTAGTTTCATTGCGTCCGTGTTAATGCTGGTTGGACCATCGTATTTGATTACCAAAATCTCTCCGGCAAAAATTGTGAGGTACGAGTAA